The following nucleotide sequence is from Geotrypetes seraphini chromosome 10, aGeoSer1.1, whole genome shotgun sequence.
tcctttttctccctctcttctctgcTCTCTCAGGGCCTCCTGGTTTACAAAAAAGCCAGCCTCATCCTGCTCTTGAGAAAAGAGGaatttgaaatgaaaaaaatttcctgaTTCTCTAACACACTTTCCcgttttgtctttttttctcctcttctctaagTCTAAGTGGCTCCTTCTAGATTATCCAGTCTCCATCACTTCCAACCTGAAACCAGTAAGTACCAGAGCAACTCCCTGCCAATGCACCTCGCTCCTGCTCCCTGCTATTCCAGTGCTGAGACCCTCACACACaactctgccaatgcacctcattcTTACCCTGTAGCACCCCCTGCTGTTCCAGTACTGAGACCCTCAAACACAGCTCTACCAATGCACCTCATTCTTACCCTGCAGCACCCCCTGCTGTTCCAGTACTGAGACCCTtacacacagctctgccaatgcacctcattcTTACCCTGCAGCACTCTCTGCTATTCCAGTACAGACACGCataccttctttctctctcttacccCTCTTCCTGTGCACCTCAGTTTACCTTGGTTGCATTTTTTGGTCCCAGGACAGCTGGTGCTCAGAGTTATGGCAACTGCAGCTCATGAAGAAGGAgttggagagaatgagagaggtAGCCGGAGAAGAACTGAAAGTTTACCTCGAGGACGTGTGGAAACAAATCGCCTTCCTCAAGCACTGCAATTCCACAGTGAGTTTTGCAGCCTGAGTGCTGATGTGGATGCAGTGGAATGAGCAAACTGTGTCTGATTGGCTGATAAGTTTCCAAGGGTCCTCCCTCTAGAGTTGCTGCTTCTAATAGTATGGGGTACGATAAGGGTTGCACAGAGCCAGAACTGACTTTGCACTGTAATGGGAGATTTGCAGTTTCCTACTTTTCCAGGTagactataaccccaaggtcatAGATGTGATGGAGAATATAAGACCCAGCCTGGATCATTCTGGCCCTGGAGCTGGTGGACGCTTTCAGCATGTGACCCGTGAGAATAAATCCCCACATGTCAAGGGACACAGAACACTGCACCTAGCCAAGGAACGGATAATCGGTTGGGTTTTGGGAGCTGTTGGGTTTCCCTGTAGGACCTTTGTATGGGCACAGGGCTTGTGATAGCCAGAGTAATTTTTAAATCTTGTgacatcccccttccccccccccttgcaagaCTGTGGCCCATTGATGTGCTGCTGAGATATTTCGCTGAAGTGGATTCCTGAGCCTGAATAATACACAAACCTctgcgacacaggcagcaagagAAAAACATGCAACATGTTATCCTGAGGTCCCTCCCAGCCTCATCTTTCTCTGATTCCAGATGATCTCCTGAGGTCCCTTCCAGCCCCATCTTTCTCTGACTCTAGATGATCTCCTGAGGTCTCTCCTAGCTCCATCTTTCTATGATTCTAGATGATCTCCTCTAGATGATCTCCTGACGTCTCTCCCAGCTCCATCTTTCTCTGACTTTAGATGATCTCCTAACATCCCTCCCGGCTCCATCTTTCTCTGATTCTAGATGATCCCCTGAGGTCCCTCCCAGCTCCATCTTTCTCTCATTCTAGATGATCTCCTGAGGTCCCTCCCAGCCCCATCTTTCTCTGACTCTAGATCTTCTGAGGTTCTCTCAGCTCCATTTTTCTCTGATTCTAGATGATCTCCTGAGGTCCCTCCCAGCCCCATCTTTCTTTGACTGTAGATGATCACCTGAGGTTTCTCGCAGCTCCATCTTTCTCTGATTCTAGATGATCTCCTGAGGTCCCTCATGGCCCCATCTTTCTCTGATTCTAGATGATCTCTTGAGGTCCCTCCTGGTCCCATTTTTTTCTAATTCTGACTCCTTAGGTCCTGCCCAACTTCATCTAGCATCAGAGAAAGATCATCTAGAGTCAGGAGATCATCTAGAGTCAGAGAAAGCTGGGGCTGGGAGAGACCTCAGGAGATCATCTAGAGGAGATCATCTAGAGTCAGAGAAAGATGGAGCTGGGAGAGACCTCAGGAGATCATCTAGAATCAGAGAAAGATGGAGCTGGGAGAGATCTCAGGAGATCATCTAAAGGAGATCATCTAGAGTCATAGAAAgatggagatgagagagagattgGGGAATCATCTAGAATCACAGAAAGATGAAGTTGGGCAGGACCTCAGGAGTCAGAATTAGAGTCTAGATGATCTCCTGAGGTCTCTCCCAACTCCATCTTTCACTGACTTTAGATGAttttgtagggttaccatatatggctccagaaaaaggagaatggattgagacatctgggttttacttacattcaaagcaatggaagtaaaacccagaagtttcaattcatcctcctttttctggggccatacggtaaccctatcCTGAGGTTCCTTTCCagccacatctctctctcctgaggTTCTGCCCAGTTCATCGTTCTCTGATTCTAGATGATCTCCTGAGGTCCTTTCCAGCCGTATCCCTGATTTTATGTGATCTCTTTAGTTCCCTCGCAGTCACATTTTTCTCTGATTCTAGATGATCTCCTGAGGTCCCTCCCAGCTCCATCTTTCTCTAATTCTACAGGTAGATGATCTCCCGAGCTCACTTCCACCCTCaactttctctgattctgtgatTGTTAGATGAGGGATGCAGGTACTGGCTGTTGCAGAATGAGCTCTGTTAGACATCAAACCATAGAGGATATACATCTGTGCTCAGTATTATCACTGCAATGTGTCATTAGTCTTCTGGGCTCAAGCCTCTTAAAGTATATTTATTCCCCTTTGATAGGTATCTACCAGTTGCCTCACAGGAGAACGAACAAATGCCTCCAACTTTCTTGGTCTGCTCGAACAACAGATAAATGTCCTAAAGATCAAGTTTAGAGGGCAGAAGAATTTAGATTTCTCCAACTGTACCCAGATTCTGTGCATGCCAGGTAAGCTCCAGGCCACTAGGTGGAGACATTGGGTTGTGCTTGAAAGAAAGAGAATTGtgaagttttgggggtttttgccTATTAAAATTTGGTTTAACCTAGCACATCGgttgtaaaaaacaaacaaaaataaacccaaacaaaattttaaaaaaacacagggCACTATCCTGACTTCCCAGCTGAGATAATTTAGATCCATAAGCTATATGTCACCCAACATCAGTTTACTGCCAACCCAATACCAATTTACTGccatctccccttcccccaaataATGTTTCAACTCTTTTCCTACCACTATCCTCAATATCAGGTACCATAGTTAAGATTAAGCCAACTGGGACCAGGAGTGCAACCAGCcatccaattttgggtgggcctgccCTGGACCCAAGTCGGGTGGGCAGATCTCTCTCCCATCTGGGTCATCTAGCTCCTGCCCCTGGCACTCGTGTCTtactctgccccctctctcccaggCGATCCAGTCCTCTGGCACTCTGGGGTCTCAAACCCACCATTGCATAGCTTTTAGAGGCCGATCTTCACTGGCAGGGAGGAGTATGACTGATACATGCTGTTCGTGCTTAGCACAACAGCGTTCCCTCTTGACATACTCtacctatgcggaaacaggaagttatatcaAAAGGAAGGCTGTGGGGCCAGTGTAATCAGCAGGCCACTGCCAGTGGCCTCTAAAAGTTATGCAGTGGTGGGCTTGAGACCCCAGAGTGCCAGAGGACTGGATCAcctgggagagagaggggcagcaTAAGACACCAGTGCCAGGGGCAGGACAGATTTGGGGAGTTTTTAGTTGGTGGGACTTGGGGATCCTCACCAGCTTCATTAGATGTGCTgccactgggtgggcctgggcccacCTATGCCTATGCCACTGACTGGGACAGAGTTggaaaatacttagagtacctgattactgttCAGCGTAGACCACTTAAGATATAAATGGTATATAGAAAACATAAATAATCTAAGCTCTACTTAGCAGACCACACTCTTTAATAATTCTTTACTTAAACAAAGTTCCACAGCAACTCAGACAAACTGGTGCCAGTGTCTGGAATGGCTGCTAGATGGCAGAACTACCAGTGACTCACCCCAGTCTTGTATcagtcttatttttttatttatatagatTGTTCCTGTCATTTCATAAAGAGTGGGGGCTCCAAATGCAAttaaaattacccctccctggaaACAAGGAAGAAACTTGGTCAATATTGGGGATATTTAGCACCCAATGCATTCTGGGACAGCCAATGCCCACAGCTGAGTTATAACTGTAGAGTTATAACTGTAGTAGAGTTATAACTGCCTCACCTCTGGACCATGCGCTTTTCTTGGATATCTATCTTCACCTTAGGTTTGTGTCTTCTAACTATCGAGAGTCTCCATCCCTTCAGTCTCCAAATACACTGCCAGGAAGCTGACCTGTGTGTTCTGTCACCCGACAAAAAACTTTTGACCTTTGGACGTTGTAGGCCGCAGCCTCTTGAATTTTTatttctgtcttctctctgccctgAAAAACCAATAGTGCAGATGACCGGCTCCGACTCCATGATGACATCTGGACCAAGCCAGCCTGCAAAGGATGAGGAGGAGGACCATCAGCGCAGCACAGGTGGAGACTCTAAACCGCTATCCAATACAGGGGTTGCCAACTAGATCCGTACCCATCCCCAcctctgctgccaccaccaccatgctgccccAACTCAAAATAGCTTCTCCCATATATAGAGAAAACCAGGCCTATATGTTCTAGCATGGAATAGATCAGATGAGGGATTGAGATTAATTCTTGGGGAAAATGGCCACCCTACCTAAAGAGATCCTTCTTCCCCAAGGGACACTCATCActgtgtggaggggaggggggggcaaggTAACGGAGCGTAATTGGAGgatttctgtttaggagatgaaatctccctcttccccatccTTTTTTCGGTTGTCTTAAGCTCTACCACTAACATAACCTGGATTTCAGCTTCCAGCGAGATGAGTTCACGCCTGAAAGGGACACCAGGGAACGCAGATGGGTACGCCCAGGGAAGCACAACAGCAGTGGATTCCAGGGGTTGGCTCAAGAGAGCACACATCTGGCTAGGTATTTCCATCTTCCTCATCGCCCTGGTTGTCGCCTGCTGGTGTTTCTGGTCATCGCGAAAAAAGCAGACTTCGGTAAGCGCCTTAACTGACCCTGAAAAGATAACGGAGGGCCATGTAGAACTTTAGGGGAAAAGTATTGATTCTTTATTTATTTGGCTTTATTAAGTGCCTttgtgaagagattcacccatacTGGGTGAAGAGTATAGACCATCCCCAGGCATTTCTATCCCTTCCATTTTACTGTATCGCATACAGCAGGGAATAAAGACTATCAGTAGTTTAGGTCTTGCCGAGTCTGCTGCCTGGTTGTAGGACAGCCTGTGTCTCTGCTCTGACTTCATTGTCCATCTCTTCAGATTTTAACTCTTATGTCCCTTCTGCTCGTTTTAGGTCACTCTGAATTTACAACAGCTCTCGTGATCAAAGAAGGACATTGAGCAGAAAGAACAGGTACAGAtcataggaaggggggggggagttccctaTATGTTGTGCTCTCAGAAGACACTTGTGGGTGGTGGTTGGGCCAGGAAATGGCCCATAATTTATGAGTTTAGGAGAACACGTTTCTGTCCAGTTTCTTTGCAGTAGTTGTGGTGTCTTTGCGCTGGGGTCACCTTATTTCTGTAGTGAGTTCATCTGCAGTCCTCTTGTGCTGCAACAGAGCTTCTTCCTTTTCTAAGCTGTTACATTTTTCCTCTCGTTTGCCTTAGTGTTCATCTTTTAGAGATCTCACTTTTCTCCCCTCCTTATTCATCTTCACAGAGCCCCCGAGTGCTGTCCCtgcaaggtgaggttgcaccattcaATCACGCTAAGGCCAGAGCCAAGCTGAAACCAACTTCATTCATCTCCTCCTTCCTCACCACCACATTCTTCCGGAAGCATTTCATCAGACGTGTGTACACCCCGTATCAAGCTGTGACACCATAGGTCACCCCCTCCATCTGTCTTGTGAGGGGGGAAGAGCAGGACACGGACGACAGTTTTAcccatactggattattgcaatattgtctATTTGGGAGCTCCAAAAAAAGTATTGAGAAAATTGTGAATATTGCAGAATACGGCTGTCCAACTGATTTGGAttgaagaaaaatgaccattctcctaggacaagcaggatgagtcagccacaaatGGGTGTTGTCCCAATAGCTCCATTATCGAttgctgcattggctgcctgtgGAGGtgcgagtactattcaaattttcttgtatctgttttaagttgatttggggattggccccaacatatcttttatctcatttcgtATGTACAGCCCAACGAGGAAAACTAGGAGTTTACATTTATtcgcttatccaaaaattactggttgcagatacaagacttttttggataagactcttgcatttcaagcgggtaaacagcagtcctggctgggtaaaTGCATTGGTGGAGCTATtttgtcttatggtgcatttcaaaaagaaattaagtcagtgctatttgacaaatttatttcctaaatgtggGTACTATTGTTTGCAAAATTCTACACTGAGTATATTTAAGAAacttgttgtatttttaactatttgtattttgctgattgtccagccttcttctgtgtaaaaggtatagaagaataaagttatgttatttcTCCAAGTAAAGGAGACCCGATCATCGCTCCCTGTTCCAGGAGGCACAGTACAGCCGGCAGAGGTGCAGAAATTTTTGTCCACAGGACAGGGT
It contains:
- the FLT3LG gene encoding fms-related tyrosine kinase 3 ligand, with the translated sequence MIKCHACQDTLSHAGSLTLRLFLVAALLLVSLLDPSDSCHFSYNPISTTFNRPIKNLSKWLLLDYPVSITSNLKPDSWCSELWQLQLMKKELERMREVAGEELKVYLEDVWKQIAFLKHCNSTVSTSCLTGERTNASNFLGLLEQQINVLKIKFRGQKNLDFSNCTQILCMPVQMTGSDSMMTSGPSQPAKDEEEDHQRSTASSEMSSRLKGTPGNADGYAQGSTTAVDSRGWLKRAHIWLGISIFLIALVVACWCFWSSRKKQTSVTLNLQQLS